CCCTGGAGGGTGGCGCGCTGGCGCTCCTCGGCGACGATGGCATCCAGGGTGGCGCGCAGCGCATCCATGCGGACCTTGCCGGCACCCGAGCGCACGAGGGAGAGCCAATCGCCCCCCTCCTTGAAGAGGGTGAGCATCTGCATGGACACCTGCTCCCAACTCTTCCAGCCCTCTCGAAGCGCCTCCATCCGGGCCTGCTCCGTGGGTTTGCCCTCCAGGTCCCGTTCCAGCTCATCGAGCGCCCGGGGTAGCAGCTGTTCGGCTGCCTGGTAGGGCTCGAGGAAGGCGCGGTCCCCCGTGAGGAGGAAGCCGCGCACGCCCGTCTCCCGGTCGATGAAGAGCTGGCGCACGCGCTCCACCCGGACGAGGGTCACCTGGGAGTGGCGTGCCGCCTCCTGCGTCTGGAGCAGGTCCTTCACCTCCCACAGGAGGAGGGCCGCGAGCAGGAGCAGCAGCCCCACCGGCACCAGGATGGCGCGCAGCAGCAGGCGGCGGAAGCGTCGCGGATCGGTCAGGGGCATCACACAGTCAACGGTGGCAGGGCTCCTCCGTCAAGGTTGGGAGCAGGAAGGAGTTGTTCAACCCATACCGTTGGCCATTCCGGGCGGGCGGGGGAGGAGGCTCGTCTGGAGTGGAGGGGAGGGCAAGCGAGCGGTCACGCCCGGGTCCCCATCACCTTCGCGGCCCAGCGGCGTGTCGAGTCGTCCACGTGCTTCATCAACGCGTCGAAGCGCCCCGCGCGCATCAACTCCACCAGCCGCTCGTCCCGCGCGAGGATCCCGGCCGCGTCCCAGGGGAAGGTGAGGACCGTCTCACCGGACTCCTGATAGCCCGGGTGTGCGACCAGGGCTTCCAGGTAGCGCGAGTAGCTGTCGAAGAACCGGTCCACGTTCGAGGCCACGGGCATGACCTTGGGTCCATCGAGGTCATAGGTGTTCACCTCCACCACGGGCTGCATTCCCCGCGCATCCATGAGACCCGGCACGGTGGCATAGGCGTAGACGTCACCACCGAAAACAATCACGGGCTCACCCAACTCATCCCAGTAATTCTCCTGCCACCACTTGTTGTTCTCCTCCAGTCTGTTCACCTCATCATCGAACTGGGTGAGCACCCAACTGTTGACCTTGGTTGCGAACGCGGCATGTCCCAGACGCGCATAGAGGCTCGCCAGTACTGGGTCGAGAGGCAGGCCCGCCAACAAACTCCCAGCCTTCAACGGTTCACGGGCGGGTGGCGAGGTTTTCAACCCCAGGTTCAACCGTTGGCATGCATCCAAGAGTCGATCCAAACCAGGCAGTTCCATGACTCCTCTACTGTTCCCAATGATTCACTCAAGACCAGGGAATCGGAGCCGCAACTCACGCAATGCAGCCTCCCTGGCATCTTCCGTGGCCTTCAACAACCCTGGCGACTCTTCGGCGTGGTGGTACCAGGACTCGAATCGCCCATCGATGATTTCGGCTGCGCGTCTCACATCATCAGCTGTCGGGTTGGGACGGGCCTTCCGAAACCTTCCCCACAACAGATTGATTTCCTTGTGGACGTACTTCGGTAACATCGCCAGGTTCTCCGCAGCATTGATGTCTTCGGATGGAAAGAGGTGTGCGTATTGAAGCGGACGTCGATGGTGGATGGGAAGCTCTTCGCCCAGCCTGTCCAGAACTTCCGCGAGCTGTGGATGCAACTCCGCGTAAAACCTGCGAGCCTCCACTCGAAGAGTTTTCTTCAGGTTGCCATCCAGCGGCTGCTGGATGACCTGCTCGAGGCGAACGAAGAGGCCCCGCAGCGTCTCGCGCTCGCCCCGGCTCATGGCCTGCTCGCCTTCCAGAGCCATCTTCCGCCAGAGACGCTCGAACGCGGCCTGCTCCTCCACGGACAGGCGCCTGAGCGCGGTACGCAGCCACCCCGCCGCCATCTCGGGCTCGCGTCCTAGAGCCCTCGGCACCCACTCCAGCCCCTTCGTGGCGAAGAAGCCCGCGCCCTTCGCGACAACGCCTCCCACGAACCAGAGGGCCGTCTCCTCCACGCCCTTCTGCGCCAGCCAGGCCGAACCTTCGTGCACGTCCTCCCGCCAGCGCAGCAGGATGGCCTCGTGCATGGACCGGTACCAGCTCAGTTCCGGCACGGGCGGTGGACGCTCGACCCAGGCGGACTCCACATGCCCCCGCGCATCCGCGTCCCCCAACCGATGCTCGGCGCGCAGTACCATGTGCACGGTGCGGGAACCAAGCCCCTCGGTGAAGGGCAGCAGCACCTGGCTGGAGTGTCCCGCCACTTCGGATGACAAAGGCCGAGAGACTCCCCCTGTTCCCTCGCGCGTGCGCCGAACCTCCAGCAACTCCCAATCGAGGAGTCGACCATCCTCCAGCCGCGCCACGAGCTCCACGCGCATCGCGCCCCCGGCCGGCACCTGCACTGCGCGCAACCACTTCCCCGCCGTCTCGTGGAGTACGAGGAAACGCTCGCCCGCGGTTCCCCGGGTACGCACCGGGAGTGCCCTGGCCTCAGCGGGGCGGGGAGACTGACGAGAGGCATCGTAGTCCACCGCCCAGCGAGCATCCTCGCGCCGCAACCGCAGCACCACTTCACCCGTACGCCGGCCCACGTAATCAGCGAAGACCTGGCGCAGCACCCGAGCCAGCCCGTTCCCCCCTACCGGCCGCCCCTCGCGCCCTCCACCGCTTTCTTCGCGGTAGCCCACCAGCGTCAGAGCGCCCTCCTCCGCCCAGAAGGTGAAGGCCAGCGTCGCTCCCACCGCATCCACTCCACGAGTCAGGCCCAGCACATGAGCGGTCGCTCTGTCCGCCTCGGCCTCTCGCGCCGCAGTCGGCTCCCGCCCATCCCGCCATGCATCCAGCACCAGCGCTTCGACTCTCTTCTCCTCCACCCGCCGCGCACGCCCCCTGGCGTCTTCCTCGCGGATGGCTTCGCCGGCCGGCACCTGCGCCAACGCGGTGACTGGTGGCCGCGCCAGGGCCAGAGCACTTCCGAGGCTGCTTCCGCTGTTGGACGCTGCCGGCGGCAGCCCCCACGACGCCGCCGCGTGCCCAAATGTTTCCGAGGAACGCAGCACCCCGGTGGACGGAGCGTGCGCGGCGCACCCGGCCAGAAGCAACCCCACCAGACCGAGCACACAGGAACGCCACCGAGCGGCCATGGCCCCCATTGTTCCCACTCGCGCAACCAACGTCCATCGGCAGCACCTTGGTTAGAGACAGGCTCGAAACCGGAAACTCACATGACCTGAGCAGTAGCATGCGGGGTGATTCCGTGAGTAGTGTCGCGAGGCGTGACTTGTTGGTTCACGTTTGGAGGCCCCGCGCATGGCAGAAGACGCGAAGAACCCTTCCGAGACCGGCTCCTCCGAGCCCTCCGACCCAGGCCCCCGCCAGCCTCCACCGCCGCCGCTGACCCGAGGCTCGCGGGTGGCCGGCTACACGGTGGAGGACCAGCTGGGAACGGGAGGCTATGGCACCGTGTACAGTGCGCGCTGCGGGGAGAATACCGTCGCGCTGAAGGTCCTCCCGCTGAAGACCTCCGGGGGATGGGAGGAGCGGGAGGTGGACGTGCTCCGCCGGCTGAAGCACCCCCACGTGGTGCGGCTGCTGGGGTATTTCGACTGGCCAGAAAACGCCCCGTGCTTCCGCGTCCTCGTCATGGAGTTCGTGGACGGCTCGCCCCTGGACGAGTGGGCGCGCAGATTCAACCCGTCGGCACTCGAGGTGGTGGAGCTGCTGCTGCCGCTGTTGGAGGCACTGGAGGCGGTGCACACCTCGGGCGTGGTGCACCGGGACGTGAAGTCCTCCAACATCCTGGTGCGCGCCTCGGACGGACAGCCGATGCTGGTGGACTTCGGCGCGGGCTCCTATGCGGGGGCTCCGCAGCTGACGTCCACGCTGCCACCGGGCACCGCGGAGTACCGCGGTCCCGAGGTCTGGGACTTCTTCCGCAACCACGTGGGCGAGAGCACGGCACGTTACTCACCCAGTCCCGCGGACGACCTGTGGGCGGTGGGCGTCATGCTCTACTGGCTGCTGACGGATCGCCTGCCCTTCACCGGTGGGGATGTCCTCGCGGTGGGCAGGGCCGTCCTCACGCAGAAGCCCGTGCCGCCCCACGTACGCAACGTCCGCGTCCCGGAGGCACTGAGCCGCGTGTGCCTGCGCATGCTGGAGAAGGCCCGCGAGTCCCGGTACGCGAACGCGTGGGAGGTACGTGCGGCGCTTCTGGCCCTGAAGGCACGAGCGAACGGGTCGTGGAGCCTTCCCCTGTTCGAGCCCCGGGGCCCACACACCGTCACCACACGGTCCGCGCCATCATTGGCGGACGGGCAGGATCTCCTGGCGCGAGCGGAAAGGCTCGCACGGCAGCCACCGCTCCGAGGAGAAGCCATGGAGGAGGCGCCCTCGCCATCGAGAGCCGGCCCGCTGGCGGCGCGCCTGCTCTTCGTCCGTGGCGGTGTATGGGCCGGGATGGTGTTGGGGCTGGCGGGCCTCGCCCTGGCCCTGGGCTGGTGGCAGAGCACCTCCCTCCATGCACAGCCGTCCTCGGCGGTAGTACACGCGACCCTACCTTTCATGTCCCCCGAGCCCTATCCCATACAAGGAGATACTTTTTTCCAAGTTGTCGCGCCCCCGTGGAAGTCGCCTGATGTTGGTGGGGACGCGGCGCCCAACGGGAAGGTCATCCCCGCGCCCGTCGTCAACGCCAGATACGGAGAGAAAGACATGCGCGCGAAGAACAAGAAGAACGTCTCCCCCGCCCAGGAGGAGAAGAAGCCCGTGGAGAACAACAACCGTCTCGCTACGTTGTGCGCCGCCGGGGCGCTGGCCCTCACCAGCTCCGCCTGCGCCGCGCCGTCTGCCCTCACCCAGGCCTTCGCGAAGTATGAGCCCAAGGTGGTCGACCCGGAGGAGCTCCAGCTGGCGCTGAAGTGCCCTCGCGAAGCGGTCGAGTACATGAAGAAGCATGGCATCAAGATCGGGAGGATCTACGAGAGCGTCTGGCCGGACACCTACCTTGGACCTCCGCTGGAAGAGATCCCCTATACCGAGCAGGTCGAGCTGACGATACCGTTTGCCAGGACTCGACATGAGAAGAACAAGTCCCTGGGCAGCCTGCCCATCTCGGACGATACCCAGGGGTTCGCAGGGCCGTTCGTCATCCATGAGAACCGCGTCCATGCCCGGTTCGTCTACTACAACTATCTCACCAAGAATCTTATTGCCCAGGGAAAGGATCCAAACCAGTTCGGGCCCGTGTGCATGGAGGCCTGGTACGATGGCGAGCCGGGTGTCCCCTACCTCGGTCCGGGGACGGAGGAGGATACGATCAGGACTTTTGCCCGCATGCAGCTCAGAGCGGTGGATCACTGGTAGACGTCACCACTCGCCCCGGGAAACGGCTCGTACGTGATCTCCGCACCCCTTGCCCCCCTTCTTGTCTGGCTCCTCATGAGCACGGCTCCGTCTCCCGGCTCGCGTGCATGTGAGCAGGACATGCACCGCATCGAGCTGACGCAGGCTCCCCCTCATGACATCCAGGAGGTGCGCATCAGCGCGGGGCTCGTCACCACACTGCTCTTCGATTCACGCATTCATCCTGGGCGGATTGAATTGGAGGCAGAGGAGGACTTCACCGTGGTGGAAGCCAGCGGGCGTCTCCTCATGCTCATTCCCTCGAGCAGGCTGGCGGCGGGGAGACGCTTGAGGCTGTCCGTGAGATTCGAGGACGGTGAAGCCCCCGTTGGCGCGACTTTCATCCTCGTGATGGACCCCCAGCGAGCAGAGAGGCAGGTGGAGGTGTTCCGCCTTCGGAGAGCCCCGGAATCATGCCAGCGAGAGCTGGACGCCGAGAGAGCCAGGACCGAGCAATTGCAGGCCGAGCTTGAGCACCTGCGTACACGTACGCATCAGGAGAGGAATCTCGAGAGAATGGCCCTGTTGAAGATTCCGAACGAAGGTGGAATCATCGTTCGGAATCTGAGCAAGAGCATCACCTGGAATGAGAAAGCAGTGCTTGCCGTGAGGCTTCTCAGCTATCGTGACATGCACTCCAAGGGGTCCCTGGTGCTTCAAGTGGAGCTGACGCTTCCACGAAGAGACCAGCCCTGGCGCCTCGACAAGGCGGAAC
This is a stretch of genomic DNA from Archangium violaceum. It encodes these proteins:
- a CDS encoding serine/threonine protein kinase; protein product: MAEDAKNPSETGSSEPSDPGPRQPPPPPLTRGSRVAGYTVEDQLGTGGYGTVYSARCGENTVALKVLPLKTSGGWEEREVDVLRRLKHPHVVRLLGYFDWPENAPCFRVLVMEFVDGSPLDEWARRFNPSALEVVELLLPLLEALEAVHTSGVVHRDVKSSNILVRASDGQPMLVDFGAGSYAGAPQLTSTLPPGTAEYRGPEVWDFFRNHVGESTARYSPSPADDLWAVGVMLYWLLTDRLPFTGGDVLAVGRAVLTQKPVPPHVRNVRVPEALSRVCLRMLEKARESRYANAWEVRAALLALKARANGSWSLPLFEPRGPHTVTTRSAPSLADGQDLLARAERLARQPPLRGEAMEEAPSPSRAGPLAARLLFVRGGVWAGMVLGLAGLALALGWWQSTSLHAQPSSAVVHATLPFMSPEPYPIQGDTFFQVVAPPWKSPDVGGDAAPNGKVIPAPVVNARYGEKDMRAKNKKNVSPAQEEKKPVENNNRLATLCAAGALALTSSACAAPSALTQAFAKYEPKVVDPEELQLALKCPREAVEYMKKHGIKIGRIYESVWPDTYLGPPLEEIPYTEQVELTIPFARTRHEKNKSLGSLPISDDTQGFAGPFVIHENRVHARFVYYNYLTKNLIAQGKDPNQFGPVCMEAWYDGEPGVPYLGPGTEEDTIRTFARMQLRAVDHW
- a CDS encoding DUF2381 family protein; the protein is MHRIELTQAPPHDIQEVRISAGLVTTLLFDSRIHPGRIELEAEEDFTVVEASGRLLMLIPSSRLAAGRRLRLSVRFEDGEAPVGATFILVMDPQRAERQVEVFRLRRAPESCQRELDAERARTEQLQAELEHLRTRTHQERNLERMALLKIPNEGGIIVRNLSKSITWNEKAVLAVRLLSYRDMHSKGSLVLQVELTLPRRDQPWRLDKAELSVQAKINKHYTPVWEAFTPSNNGLYLLMESEVPMANPNTLYKLTLTTQGGQQLIIGNIPIP